A section of the Deltaproteobacteria bacterium genome encodes:
- a CDS encoding Ni/Fe hydrogenase subunit alpha — protein MANRTVKIDHLYRVEGHGGIRVELDGKKLLDVQMEIFEGSRFFEALIRGRHYKDVPMIMCRICAICSASHRTVAIRAVEKAIGLEVSRQTKLFRELLIMGEMIESHTLHLFCLAAPDFLGFPGVAAMADRHEGVVRMGLGLKKLGNAIQELVGGRKIHQVNAEVGGFSKIPEKEALLKLRNELESKIPDAHSSIAFIEGITQENLTKSPSVFSALDDESGNYCYHGDTILVSTGDKLPVHKYKELCNEFVVSHSHAKHSRYKDKPLMVGSLARVNFHRGKLTGKAQSEMERLEKSYDPHNILWNNLAQAVEVLQAMERGIETIDLIMKEGYKEEEPAVPGKISGGSGAAGTEAPRGTLFHSYTVDEKGIVTDADVITPTAINLENMEKDIRAATEMGISDPEEELKLKLEKVARAYDPCISCSVHLVDMREKQASSLPVSSS, from the coding sequence ATGGCAAATAGAACCGTAAAAATAGATCACCTGTACAGGGTTGAAGGCCACGGTGGAATCAGGGTAGAACTGGACGGAAAAAAACTCCTTGACGTGCAAATGGAAATTTTCGAGGGCTCCCGCTTCTTCGAAGCGCTTATAAGGGGGAGGCATTATAAAGATGTTCCCATGATCATGTGCCGTATTTGTGCCATCTGTTCGGCATCACACAGGACCGTCGCTATAAGGGCCGTAGAAAAGGCCATTGGTCTGGAAGTATCGAGGCAAACAAAACTTTTTCGTGAACTGCTCATTATGGGAGAGATGATAGAGAGCCATACACTTCATCTATTTTGCCTGGCGGCGCCGGACTTCCTTGGGTTTCCCGGTGTTGCCGCCATGGCAGACAGGCATGAAGGCGTCGTCCGGATGGGTCTTGGCTTAAAAAAGCTTGGAAACGCTATACAGGAACTGGTAGGAGGAAGAAAGATACATCAGGTCAATGCCGAAGTGGGCGGCTTTTCCAAAATACCGGAAAAGGAGGCCCTTCTCAAACTTCGTAATGAGCTGGAATCAAAAATACCCGATGCCCACTCATCCATCGCATTTATAGAAGGCATCACCCAGGAAAACCTGACCAAATCACCATCGGTATTTTCAGCCCTCGATGATGAAAGCGGCAACTACTGTTATCATGGCGATACTATTCTGGTCTCAACGGGAGACAAACTTCCTGTCCATAAATATAAGGAACTCTGCAATGAATTCGTCGTCTCCCATTCTCATGCCAAACATTCGAGATATAAGGACAAGCCTTTAATGGTCGGCTCTCTGGCAAGGGTTAATTTTCACAGGGGGAAATTAACAGGCAAGGCTCAAAGTGAAATGGAAAGGCTGGAGAAATCCTACGATCCCCATAATATCCTCTGGAACAACCTGGCTCAGGCAGTTGAAGTTTTGCAGGCCATGGAGAGAGGGATTGAAACCATCGATCTCATTATGAAGGAAGGTTACAAGGAGGAGGAACCGGCAGTTCCCGGTAAAATATCAGGAGGATCAGGCGCTGCCGGAACGGAAGCGCCAAGGGGAACGCTCTTTCATTCCTATACAGTTGATGAAAAAGGAATAGTCACCGACGCCGACGTGATAACGCCCACGGCCATTAACCTGGAAAATATGGAAAAAGATATCAGGGCTGCCACAGAGATGGGGATCAGCGATCCGGAAGAGGAACTGAAACTTAAACTGGAAAAAGTTGCAAGAGCCTATGACCCTTGCATCTCCTGCTCTGTTCACCTTGTAGATATGCGGGAAAAACAGGCTTCATCTCTGCCCGTCTCATCTTCCTGA
- a CDS encoding ATP-binding protein: MILRSLITKVIVSTTLVLFIAIGISWWIHMRIYEDQLMDEVRDKLETVLNTAESSISKSMRIGKTDDTQNILELVNSHMKERSAVRIFHPDGIIVKSTNLKETGKKINDERMSAYKKGISEIVVEGSPGRTLNLTKPIKNIRECFLCHGETSNSIGILEAEISLDLMDSKVREARQLSNLSAFVISLGLSLFIFLLLFIIVIKPLSKLSRKMALAEDGDLTVRSDLGKGDEIGKLGHSFDSMIERLQEARMELEKYHFQQLERADRLASVGELASGIAHEIKNPLAGIAGAMQIFSREFKHDKKKSFIIKEILQQIARLDKSVKDLLNYASPSMSEFSMTDLNSIVEKALFFVTQQPNAKEIKVIKKFSKALPKVNADEKQIQQVLLNLFLNALNAMEGEGELNILTFMNDNDEVVLEVKDNGKGIPKKEMAKLFQPFYTSRVEGTGLGLSISKRIVEQHGGNIRIKSRLGEGTSVKVILPIDGSQKEH, encoded by the coding sequence ATGATCTTAAGAAGCCTTATAACCAAGGTAATTGTTTCTACTACTCTGGTCCTTTTTATTGCCATCGGTATTTCCTGGTGGATTCATATGAGAATCTATGAAGACCAGTTGATGGATGAAGTAAGAGACAAGCTTGAGACGGTACTAAATACGGCGGAAAGCAGTATTTCCAAGTCCATGAGGATAGGAAAGACGGATGATACGCAGAATATCCTTGAACTCGTTAACAGTCATATGAAAGAAAGATCGGCAGTAAGGATTTTTCATCCCGACGGTATTATTGTCAAATCAACCAACCTCAAGGAAACAGGTAAAAAAATTAATGACGAGCGAATGTCAGCTTATAAAAAGGGCATTTCGGAAATTGTTGTTGAAGGAAGTCCGGGAAGAACATTAAACCTGACAAAACCGATTAAAAATATTCGCGAATGTTTTCTCTGTCACGGTGAAACAAGTAACAGTATAGGAATTCTTGAAGCAGAAATCTCTCTCGATTTGATGGATTCTAAAGTCCGGGAAGCGAGGCAGCTTTCCAATCTTTCTGCATTTGTCATCAGTCTAGGGCTTTCTTTATTCATTTTTCTCCTTCTTTTTATTATTGTTATTAAGCCTTTATCCAAATTAAGCAGAAAAATGGCCCTTGCAGAAGATGGGGACCTGACAGTTAGAAGTGATCTCGGGAAGGGGGATGAAATTGGAAAGCTGGGCCACAGTTTTGACTCGATGATAGAACGGCTTCAGGAGGCAAGAATGGAACTCGAAAAATATCACTTCCAGCAATTGGAGCGGGCCGACAGGCTTGCTTCCGTGGGGGAGCTTGCTTCGGGAATTGCTCACGAGATAAAAAACCCCCTTGCCGGCATTGCCGGCGCTATGCAGATTTTTTCCCGTGAATTTAAGCATGACAAGAAAAAGAGCTTTATAATAAAAGAAATACTGCAGCAGATAGCCAGGCTGGACAAATCGGTAAAAGACCTGCTAAATTATGCCAGCCCTTCCATGTCCGAGTTCTCTATGACGGATTTAAACAGTATTGTTGAAAAGGCACTGTTTTTTGTTACACAGCAGCCAAATGCCAAAGAGATAAAGGTTATTAAAAAATTCAGCAAGGCCCTTCCCAAGGTAAATGCTGATGAAAAGCAGATCCAGCAGGTTCTTCTCAATCTTTTCCTTAATGCGCTTAACGCAATGGAGGGTGAGGGTGAGCTTAATATCTTGACATTTATGAACGATAATGATGAAGTTGTTTTAGAGGTGAAAGATAACGGGAAAGGCATCCCCAAAAAGGAGATGGCCAAGCTCTTTCAGCCTTTTTATACGTCAAGAGTTGAGGGAACAGGACTTGGTCTTTCAATTAGTAAAAGAATTGTCGAACAGCATGGTGGAAATATCAGGATAAAAAGCAGGCTTGGAGAGGGGACCAGTGTAAAGGTCATTCTTCCCATCGATGGATCACAGAAGGAGCATTAG
- a CDS encoding type II secretion system GspH family protein, which yields MKLTLKRLVKGNKGFTLIEIIIVVTIVAILASAIVPLAGISRKRAKELELRNSLRLIRTAIDNYKKAYDDKRMMQEIDRSGYPESLSELVEGVEDVKDPEGKMIYFLRRLPRDPMNANEFLSPEETWEIRSYESEPDDFSGGEDVFDIRTYSDEMALDGTFYNEW from the coding sequence ATGAAGCTTACCTTGAAAAGGCTTGTTAAGGGGAATAAAGGTTTTACGCTTATTGAAATTATCATTGTCGTTACCATTGTCGCAATTCTTGCTTCAGCCATAGTGCCTCTTGCCGGTATCAGCCGGAAAAGGGCGAAAGAGCTTGAATTAAGGAACAGCTTGAGGCTTATCAGGACAGCCATTGATAATTATAAAAAGGCTTACGACGATAAAAGGATGATGCAGGAAATTGATCGCTCCGGGTACCCTGAATCGTTGAGTGAGCTTGTTGAAGGCGTGGAGGATGTTAAAGACCCCGAAGGGAAAATGATATATTTTCTAAGACGCCTCCCCCGGGACCCGATGAATGCAAACGAATTCCTTTCCCCTGAAGAAACCTGGGAAATCAGGTCTTATGAGAGTGAGCCTGATGACTTTTCCGGTGGCGAGGATGTTTTTGATATTCGAACTTACAGTGATGAAATGGCGCTTGATGGGACATTTTACAATGAGTGGTAA
- a CDS encoding sigma-54 dependent transcriptional regulator: protein MKKAKILVVDDEELIRWSLEQNLSDEGYQVITAGTGEDALRLTREELPDLIFLDLQLPGISGMEVLQKVKEISSDIIVVIITALGVVEMVVKAMKLGAFDYINKPFNLDELSLLVEKAVETVRLRKEVATLRAEQSQRFSPGNIIGSDTKIKAVMGMVEKVAKSDTTTVLITGESGTGKELIAKAIHSTSARSNEPFMAVNCAALPETLLESELMGHEKGAFTDAKTMKKGLFELADGGTLFLDEIGDMPLGMQAKILRVLEDRMVRRIGGTKDVAVDVRIISATNKDLLKAIEAGTFRSDLYYRLQVIPIKLPALRERKGDILSLVMHFVGQFNREFNKDVKGISKMAERFLLEYSWPGNVRELKNVIERAIILESEETLLVEHLPLEIVAMGTKPRKNEGIDIQIPPEGISIEAVEKELIEKALDMTGGNQSKAAKKIGLGIDAFRYRMKKFGLLT, encoded by the coding sequence ATGAAGAAAGCAAAGATTCTGGTAGTTGACGATGAAGAACTTATAAGGTGGTCACTTGAACAAAATCTTTCTGATGAGGGCTATCAGGTGATTACGGCAGGGACCGGCGAAGATGCACTCAGGCTGACGAGAGAGGAGTTGCCCGATCTCATCTTTCTTGATCTTCAGCTTCCCGGTATCAGTGGCATGGAAGTTCTTCAGAAAGTAAAAGAGATAAGCAGTGATATTATCGTTGTTATTATTACAGCGCTTGGCGTTGTTGAAATGGTTGTCAAAGCTATGAAGCTGGGCGCTTTTGACTATATAAACAAACCCTTTAACCTTGATGAGCTTTCTTTGCTTGTTGAAAAAGCGGTGGAAACGGTGCGCCTGAGGAAAGAGGTGGCCACTTTACGGGCAGAACAGAGTCAAAGGTTCAGCCCCGGCAATATTATTGGTTCCGATACCAAGATTAAGGCCGTTATGGGAATGGTGGAAAAGGTTGCTAAAAGTGATACGACAACGGTCCTTATAACGGGAGAAAGCGGTACGGGAAAGGAACTTATTGCCAAGGCCATTCACTCGACGAGCGCCAGAAGCAACGAGCCCTTTATGGCTGTTAATTGTGCCGCCCTGCCGGAAACGCTCCTGGAAAGTGAACTCATGGGTCATGAAAAGGGGGCTTTTACCGATGCCAAGACCATGAAAAAAGGGCTTTTTGAACTAGCCGACGGGGGAACCCTCTTTCTCGATGAAATTGGGGATATGCCGCTTGGCATGCAGGCCAAGATATTGAGAGTCCTGGAAGACAGGATGGTTCGAAGGATTGGTGGAACGAAGGATGTGGCCGTCGATGTAAGGATTATTTCGGCCACCAACAAGGACCTCTTAAAAGCCATTGAAGCGGGGACTTTCCGCAGTGATCTTTATTACAGGCTGCAGGTTATACCGATCAAATTGCCGGCGCTGAGAGAACGAAAAGGGGATATTCTTTCCCTGGTCATGCATTTTGTAGGGCAATTCAACAGGGAGTTTAACAAGGACGTCAAGGGAATATCCAAGATGGCAGAAAGGTTTCTCCTTGAATATTCCTGGCCCGGTAATGTGAGAGAGCTGAAAAATGTCATTGAAAGGGCGATCATTCTTGAAAGTGAGGAGACGCTTCTTGTCGAGCACCTGCCTCTTGAAATTGTAGCCATGGGAACCAAGCCGAGAAAGAATGAAGGTATCGATATTCAGATACCGCCTGAGGGAATTTCTATTGAAGCCGTTGAGAAGGAACTCATAGAAAAGGCCCTCGATATGACGGGGGGGAATCAATCAAAAGCAGCCAAGAAGATTGGCCTTGGGATTGATGCTTTTCGCTACAGGATGAAAAAATTCGGGTTATTGACTTAA
- a CDS encoding type II secretion system GspH family protein: MDRFKGETGFTYIALLFAILIIGITLSSVGTYWSFIDQKAKEEDLLFRGDQFVRAIDGYYKSTHGKVNLYPEKIEDLIKDPRSLVPKRYLRKIYKDPFTGEADWIFIKDKKSGRIKGVKSRSEKIPVKEDGFPERYRHFEGKGSYSEWEFVHKPGIIK, encoded by the coding sequence ATGGACAGATTCAAAGGTGAAACCGGTTTTACTTATATTGCGCTTCTTTTTGCCATACTAATTATTGGTATTACGCTTTCATCTGTAGGCACTTACTGGAGCTTCATTGATCAAAAAGCGAAAGAAGAGGATCTGCTCTTCAGGGGAGATCAGTTTGTAAGAGCAATTGACGGTTATTATAAAAGCACTCATGGCAAAGTCAATCTTTATCCTGAAAAAATAGAAGATTTGATTAAAGATCCCAGAAGTCTTGTGCCAAAGCGCTATCTGAGGAAAATTTATAAAGATCCATTTACAGGCGAGGCTGACTGGATTTTTATTAAAGATAAAAAAAGTGGTAGAATTAAAGGCGTTAAAAGCCGGAGCGAAAAAATACCTGTCAAGGAAGACGGATTTCCTGAGCGATATCGTCATTTTGAAGGAAAAGGGAGCTATAGTGAGTGGGAATTTGTTCATAAACCTGGAATAATTAAATAA
- a CDS encoding type II secretion system GspH family protein, with translation MNSSRGFTLIELMIVMSIIGILLTIAQPMYRDSTIKAKEAVLMENLFSLRDVIDQYYVDKGQYPDSLEDLTGSGYIRSIPKDPFTKSTETWQTIPPPEGYEGSLYDIHSGSDKIALDGTAYNEW, from the coding sequence ATTAACAGCAGTCGAGGCTTTACGCTCATAGAACTTATGATCGTCATGAGTATTATCGGTATCCTTCTTACCATTGCTCAGCCCATGTATAGGGACTCAACGATAAAAGCTAAAGAAGCTGTATTGATGGAAAACCTCTTTTCACTGAGAGATGTGATAGATCAATATTATGTGGATAAGGGACAATACCCCGATTCATTGGAAGACTTAACAGGAAGCGGTTATATAAGATCTATACCTAAGGACCCCTTTACGAAATCTACAGAAACCTGGCAGACAATCCCGCCGCCTGAAGGATATGAAGGAAGCCTGTATGATATTCACAGCGGGAGTGACAAGATAGCTCTCGATGGAACTGCCTACAATGAGTGGTAA